A window of Streptomyces puniciscabiei genomic DNA:
TGCACCGCCTGCACGCGTTCGACATCACGGTCGGCGACGTCTCCCCGAAGAACCTGCTGTTCGCCCTCGCTCCTCAGCCCGAGTGCTTCCTCATCGACAGCGACGCCATGCGTCTGCGGGGCGCGAGCGTGCTGCCGCAGGCCGAGACCCCCGACTGGCAGGTCCCGCCGGGCGAGGAGCGCGCCACCGCGGCAAGCGACGTCTACAAACTCGGGCTCCTCGCCGTCAGGCTCTTCGCCCGCGACCAGACCACGACGGACCCGGCGGCCCTCGCCCGGACCGGTTCACGCCTCGGTGACCTCGCCCGCGCCTCCCTCGACCCGGAACCCGCCCGCCGTCCGAGCGCGGCGGCCTGGGCGGAGGAACTGGCTGCGGCGGCTGCCACTGCGACCAACCAGCCGAAAAAGAACCAGCAGAAGCAGAAGCCCAAGCCCGCCCGGCAGCCCGCCGGACCGGCAGTCGCCGGCCGCGGCTCCGGCCGGCCGGGAGGTGCCGGAGCAGGACGCACCGCGGGGCCGGGAATCTCCCCCGGCACCACGGCGGCCGGACTCAAGCAGGCCCTCGGCACCCTCGCCGCGATCGCAGCCCTCGTGGCAGTCATCGCGGGCGGCCACCAACTCCATTCCCGGGCCGAAGCCGTCAGGGACACTCATGGCCCCACCCTGAGCAGCCCGCCATTTCCTGACCCGTTCAGCACCTCTTTCGACCCCGCCGACGGCACCGCGGGAAACCTTGACGATCCGTACAACAAGCCCGGCGGCGGCACCTCCACTGACCCCGCGGATCCGGCCCCGGACACGCCGTCAGCCACTCCCACCGATCCCATCGGTACCGCCGAGGTCGGCGACTGCTTCGATGACCACGGCGGCGGCAAGCAGGCCGATCTGAGTCCAGCCGACTGCGCCGCAGGCACGTTCAAGGTCGCCCGGATCAAAACCGGGACCACCGACCTGAACAGCTGCGACGGCGTCACCGACAGCGACGAGAGCGTCTCCTCCGCTGCCTACGACCGCGTGCTCTGCCTCAGCTACCAGAGCTCCGGGGGGAGCGCGTTCCACGCCCACCAGGGCGACTGCGTCTTCGGTGC
This region includes:
- a CDS encoding LppU/SCO3897 family protein, with protein sequence MSAPRPAPIDITTLTLGDRLGQGGQGTVHQVRNKRINKGRPDGDWPVVYKEYNAAVLPALDTTALESAVALLNRLPDSEGRWLCDKTAWPAVVVHRQGQACGFLMRAVPDRFRFTLRSLNAVRPGQRRLATVEFLLNDDAYVAGIGLTVGDRDRLLLLADLATTLHRLHAFDITVGDVSPKNLLFALAPQPECFLIDSDAMRLRGASVLPQAETPDWQVPPGEERATAASDVYKLGLLAVRLFARDQTTTDPAALARTGSRLGDLARASLDPEPARRPSAAAWAEELAAAAATATNQPKKNQQKQKPKPARQPAGPAVAGRGSGRPGGAGAGRTAGPGISPGTTAAGLKQALGTLAAIAALVAVIAGGHQLHSRAEAVRDTHGPTLSSPPFPDPFSTSFDPADGTAGNLDDPYNKPGGGTSTDPADPAPDTPSATPTDPIGTAEVGDCFDDHGGGKQADLSPADCAAGTFKVARIKTGTTDLNSCDGVTDSDESVSSAAYDRVLCLSYQSSGGSAFHAHQGDCVFGAPGAEEWSTQSCRTGTFKVLAAYRGTTSHAKCEGWPHYNYWRSMKVAGNSALDVMLCLSMNYPDDAGYAVRNECLVKSGNTFTNVGDCGKSNVYVTGRTSTYSDASFCGSDGYTTWPSTDYPAFAYTVCWRWR